The sequence TTGCCACTGCCATAGTTGTCGTCGCAACACCGGATCTGCCGTCGCCACGTTTGTCGGCTTTAGTCCCGATCAGGTTAGTTATACTGCCGGCGAGCGCCAGTTTTACGAATCATCGCCAGGCGTTCGCCGAGGTTTCTGCGGCAAGTGTGGTACGCCACTGAGCTATGAAGCGGACAGATTTCCGGGTGAGATTCACCTATATATAAGTACCCTGGATGAACCTGATAAGTTCACGCCTCAGTTTCACGTGTTCTACGCGCAGCGTATCCCGTGGTTCGAGATTGCCGACGATCTTCCCCGTCATCGCCGGACGTCCCGAGACTCATAGGCCGTGCGTAGTTCGAAAATAACACACGATGGACCGGCCACAGGGGTGGCCGCTTACTGGCTGGGGCGTACGTGGATGTGGTTTTTCGGCTGGGATGGCGTAGGTCAAGTTCCGGCCGGTGGAAAATTCGTTCTTATTGGCGAACCACACACCAGCAACTGGGACTTTGCTTTCGGGCTAAGCGCATTATATGTATTTCGATTGAAAGTCTCTTGGTTAGGAAAGGATGCCTTATTTAGGAAGCCTTTTGGCGGCATCATGCGGTGGCAGGGCGGCATCGCCATTGATCGGAACAGCCAACATGGTGTCGTTGATCAGCTTGCTCGGCGGTTCAGGGGCTCACAACAACTTGTCATCGGTTTAACGCCGTCAGGGACACGTAAGAAAAAAGACTATTGGAAGTCTGGTTTCTATCGGATTGCCCATGCTGCACAAGTTCCCATAGTTTGTGGGTATCTCGATTACAGTCGGAAAGAAGCATGCATGGGCCTTGCTTTTGTCCCTACTGGTGCCGTTAAGAATGACATGGATCGAATTCGCCACTTCTACGAAGGTGTACAGGGCAAACACCCTGAATTAGTAACGACAATCAGGCTCCAAGATGAAAGGGCCTGACGCTCGCGGATAATGAGGCACTTATTCAGGAGCATGCCGAGCGAAGTGGTTTTCCGGCCACGAAAGTTACTGAAATACGCAGGATGATCGACCCCGTGACGGTAGAGGGCTGAGACAAGATATAGTCTGCAGCACAAGCGAGCGTTAACCATTCGGTCGAGCGGACGCAGTAAACGCCCGCGGCCTACACCCTCACCCCGAGAGAGGCTAAGATCCTGGCGATGCGATTCGGTCTCGGCATGCACACCGAGCACACCCTTGAGCAGGTCGCCAGCCAGTTCAGATCGAGGTCAGGACCCTGCGGAAATTGCGCAGCCCAGATCGTTCGGAGCACCTGCGAAGCTTCCTCGAAGACTGACACCGGCTGCGAGACCGGGTTATTGAAACTCTCGTGACGAATCTTAGCGTATAGGGTGACGGTTATGGTGGAGTGGATCTTGTTCGGGGTAGTGATTGGAATCCTGCCAATACCTGACCGACTCATGGCGCGGCGAGCGTCTCCAATTTCTTGGCCATTCCGATCAGCGTCCTGCGAAGCTTGTGTTTCAAGATCGACGGCCCGATCAGTGGCGG is a genomic window of Gammaproteobacteria bacterium containing:
- a CDS encoding GFA family protein; translated protein: CHCHSCRRNTGSAVATFVGFSPDQVSYTAGERQFYESSPGVRRGFCGKCGTPLSYEADRFPGEIHLYISTLDEPDKFTPQFHVFYAQRIPWFEIADDLPRHRRTSRDS
- a CDS encoding 1-acyl-sn-glycerol-3-phosphate acyltransferase, which codes for MWFFGWDGVGQVPAGGKFVLIGEPHTSNWDFAFGLSALYVFRLKVSWLGKDALFRKPFGGIMRWQGGIAIDRNSQHGVVDQLARRFRGSQQLVIGLTPSGTRKKKDYWKSGFYRIAHAAQVPIVCGYLDYSRKEACMGLAFVPTGAVKNDMDRIRHFYEGVQGKHPELVTTIRLQDERA